Proteins encoded together in one Canis lupus familiaris isolate Mischka breed German Shepherd chromosome 25, alternate assembly UU_Cfam_GSD_1.0, whole genome shotgun sequence window:
- the EXOSC8 gene encoding exosome complex component RRP43 isoform X1 encodes MQQRKSKSRTVEPLEYYRRFLKENCRPDGRELGEFRTTTVNIGSISTADGSALVKLGNTTVICGIKAEFAAPPTDAPDKGYVVPNVDLPPLCSSRFRSGPPGEEAQVASQFIADVIENSQIIQKEDLCISPGKLSWVLYCDIICLDYDGNILDACTFALLAALKNAQLPEVTINEETGLAEVNLKKKSYLNIRTHPVATSFAVFDDTLLIVDPTGEEEHLATGTLTVVMDEEGKLCCLHKPGGSGLTGAKLQDCMSRAVTRHKEVKKLMDEVIKSMKPK; translated from the exons ATGCAACAAAGGAAATCTAAAAGTAG GACTGTGGAACCTCTGGAGTATTACAGGAGATTTTTG AAAGAGAACTGCCGTCCTGATGGAAGAGAACTTGGTGAATTCAGAACCACAACTGTCAACATAG GTTCAATTAGTACTGCAGATGGTTCCGCTTTAGTGAAGCTGGGAAATACTACAGTAATTTGTGGAATTAAAGCG GAATTTGCAGCACCACCAACAGATGCCCCCGATAAAGGATATGTTG TTCCTAATGTGGATCTACCACCTCTGTGTTCATCGAGATTTCGATCTGGACCTCCTGGAGAAGAGGCCCAGGTGGCTAGCCAGTTCATTGCAGATGTCATTGAAAA TTCACAGATAATTCAGAAAGAGGACTTATGCATTTCTCCAGGAAAG CTTTCTTGGGTTCTGTACTGTGATATCATTTGCCTTGACTATGATGGGAACATCTTGGATGCCTGTACATTTGCTTTGTTAGcagctttaaaaaatg CACAGCTGCCCGAAGTtactataaatgaagaaactggttTAGCAGAAgttaatttaaagaagaaaagttacTTGAATATTAGAACTCATCCAGTTGCAACTTCCTTTGCTGTATTTGATGA CACTCTGCTCATAGTTGATCCTACTGGAGAGGAGGAACATCTGGCAACTGGAACCTTAACAGTAGTAATGGATGAGGAAGGCAAGCTATGTTGTCTTCACAAACCAG GTGGAAGTGGCCTGACTGGAGCTAAACTTCAGGATTGTATGAGCCGAGCAGTTACCAgacacaaagaagtaaaaaaactGATGGATGAAGTAATTAAGAGTATGAAACCCAAATAA
- the EXOSC8 gene encoding exosome complex component RRP43 isoform X2 produces the protein MAAGFKTVEPLEYYRRFLKENCRPDGRELGEFRTTTVNIGSISTADGSALVKLGNTTVICGIKAEFAAPPTDAPDKGYVVPNVDLPPLCSSRFRSGPPGEEAQVASQFIADVIENSQIIQKEDLCISPGKLSWVLYCDIICLDYDGNILDACTFALLAALKNAQLPEVTINEETGLAEVNLKKKSYLNIRTHPVATSFAVFDDTLLIVDPTGEEEHLATGTLTVVMDEEGKLCCLHKPGGSGLTGAKLQDCMSRAVTRHKEVKKLMDEVIKSMKPK, from the exons ATGGCGGCCGGGTTCAA GACTGTGGAACCTCTGGAGTATTACAGGAGATTTTTG AAAGAGAACTGCCGTCCTGATGGAAGAGAACTTGGTGAATTCAGAACCACAACTGTCAACATAG GTTCAATTAGTACTGCAGATGGTTCCGCTTTAGTGAAGCTGGGAAATACTACAGTAATTTGTGGAATTAAAGCG GAATTTGCAGCACCACCAACAGATGCCCCCGATAAAGGATATGTTG TTCCTAATGTGGATCTACCACCTCTGTGTTCATCGAGATTTCGATCTGGACCTCCTGGAGAAGAGGCCCAGGTGGCTAGCCAGTTCATTGCAGATGTCATTGAAAA TTCACAGATAATTCAGAAAGAGGACTTATGCATTTCTCCAGGAAAG CTTTCTTGGGTTCTGTACTGTGATATCATTTGCCTTGACTATGATGGGAACATCTTGGATGCCTGTACATTTGCTTTGTTAGcagctttaaaaaatg CACAGCTGCCCGAAGTtactataaatgaagaaactggttTAGCAGAAgttaatttaaagaagaaaagttacTTGAATATTAGAACTCATCCAGTTGCAACTTCCTTTGCTGTATTTGATGA CACTCTGCTCATAGTTGATCCTACTGGAGAGGAGGAACATCTGGCAACTGGAACCTTAACAGTAGTAATGGATGAGGAAGGCAAGCTATGTTGTCTTCACAAACCAG GTGGAAGTGGCCTGACTGGAGCTAAACTTCAGGATTGTATGAGCCGAGCAGTTACCAgacacaaagaagtaaaaaaactGATGGATGAAGTAATTAAGAGTATGAAACCCAAATAA